From the Paenibacillus sp. MMS20-IR301 genome, the window ACAGCTGCGTACGGACAGACTCCAGATGACGCAGCAGATACCGGGCTGCTTCATCCGGCGCTTTCCCGGGTCCGTTCCACTCCCGGGTTCCGCTGTTTGCCGCAAGCTCCGGCTGCTGCAGCCATGCAAGAATGGTCCCGAGTGTGAATTTGCCGGCAAGCAGCAAACAGATAAGCTCTGCATCCGGAAGCAGCTTCAGCTGCAGGATGCCCTCCTGGCTGGAAGCAAAGGTGCCCTGCTTGAGGGTCAGTGTCAGGCCCAGCCAACTGTCGGACAGCCGGCCTATGGTATGTATCCCCTCAATCAGTGATAAGGGCATCGTACTTAACATTAAGCCGGCCCAGTGCAGGCGCCGCGGGTGATGCTCCGGCTGATGCAGCACATGCAGGCTGCACAGCATTTCGTGATACGGACAGGCAACCGTTCTAATCTTGCGTTGTAAGGCTTGGAGTGAGCTCATCTCTTCCTTTCCGATTAACCGGATGGTTAATCAAAAACCACTTTCGCGTAAAGTGTTCAATATTATAGGTACAAGACCAGCATTTGTCAATGAAAATCTGACAGCTGTAATTGCACGGCAAAAAAGCAAACCTGCAGAAGCTGCGATCCGGTTGAATGCGGCTGTCAGGTTTGCTTATATGGAGTTGCCTATAGCGCCTAATCTTCAATAGGACACTGCCGCCCGCTGAATCTGCGCTTCAGGAGCGTTTGTAAATTTCCCGCATCACATGACGCAGCTCGGGCACAATCAGCCGTTCCATGGCCAGCTTAATGGCTCCGGTGGACCCTGGCATTGAGAAGACGGCTGTAGTACCGATTGTACCGGCAATAGCCCGGCTGAGTATGGCAGCGGAGCCTATATCCTCAGTGAAGCTGAGCAGCCGGAATATCTCCCCAAAGCCCGGCAGCGACTTGTCGAGCAGGGAAGCAACCGCTTCATAAGTGGTATCGCGGGGGGAAATGCCTGTTCCTCCGGTCAGCAGGACGGCTTCAATGCCGGAATGAACAGAGCTTTTATAGACCAGCTCGCGGATCTCCTCATAATCATCCTTGACGATCGTACGGCCTATCACGGTATACCCTGCGGCTTCTAGCATGCTCTGAATCAGCGGACCTCCGGTATCGGTCTCCGTGGTCCGGGTATCTGAGACGGTAATGACATAGCAGGCAACGGAATCAGGGGCTTCACGCCGGTGTTCCTCTACTGATGACATGCGGATCAGCTCCTCTGGCGGATAATGAATTTCTTGTAACCTCCATGATAGGGGAAGGCGGGAGCAAAGACAAGTCCATGCAGAACCGGGAGGCATAGCCGCCCGTTCCGCTTGCGTGAGCCGGATGGTTGTAGTACACTCGCTAGCATAACTGATTTTTACGGGGAGCGAGAGAAGTTGGAACAATCATTACCGGTATATATATTGTCGGGGTTTCTCGGCAGCGGCAAGACTACACTCCTGCAGCGGCTGCTTGCGCACTGGAAATCACAAGGCCTCCGGCCGGCAGTCATTATGAATGAGCTTGGGGAAGTGAATCTGGATGGCCTGCTCGTGGAGCAGTCTGTGCCGATGGCGGAGATGCTGGGCGGTTGTATCTGCTGCACGAGCCGCGGGGATTTAAGCACAGAGCTGGCTACTCTGGTTAAAAAAGAAGCGCCGGATGTTGTCGTCATTGAAGCAACCGGCGCAGCTAATCCGCTGGAGATTGTCGATGCAGTGACCGAAACATCGCTGTACCAGCAGGTGGAGCTGAAAGGCCTGATTACCGTCGTGGATACCGCCCATCTGCTGGAGCTGTACCTTTCACAGCAAGGCGCTACGTACCGTCTGATGCAGGAGCAGATCCGCTGCGCCTCTGTGCTGATTCTGAATAAAACCGACCGGGTATCAGCTGAAGAAGCGGTGGAAATCTCGGAGGTGCTGCGCAAGTGGAATGCCTACGCAGAGATTCTGCCGGCTGTGCGCTGTGAGCTGGATCCGGAGAAGCTGCTCAGTACACTGGGAGGCGTTCATACAGAGGACCGCTCTGCTGCCGGGACTGATGCGGGAGTACGGCAGGCGGAGGAAGCAGAACAAGCAGGCGGGGAAGGACGGCTGCATGCTTCGCATGACCATGTGATGGCGTATACACATTATTTTCAGAATCCGGTGAACAGCGAGGAATTTGAACGGTTCGTTAAAGACCTGCCGCGCGATGTCTACCGGGCTAAGGGAATCGTGGCTTTTAGCGATACATCCAGCCGGTTTCTGTTTCAGTATGCGTACAGGGAAGCGGATTTTATGAAGATCACCCCGCAGGGCGACGTGCCCGATGTGGCTGTTTTTATCGGTGAACATTTCTCATCCGGCAATCTGCGCACAGAGCTGCTGCGGCTGGAGAAACGCCTGCCTGCCAGACCTTCTGCCGTCAAAAGAAGCTTGTAGTGAAGCTGGTCCGCTTCAAAGCATTGGTTCGTTCCTTTTCTTGCAGGTTAATACATAGGCATACCCTATAAAAATTGCAGGAGGTTTAAGGCTATGACCCGAATTCAATATCAGGAATGCATTGACGCTTGTATCAAATGTATGGATGCCTGTAACTACAGCTATGTCTCAAGCCTGAAACAATATGATCTGGCTGCCCTCCGGGAGAGCATCCAGCTGGACCGTGAGTGCGCTGACATGTGCTCCTTCGCTATCCAGGCCATGACGCGCCAAAGTCCGTTCGTGGTGGAAATCCTCCGTTTATGTGCAGATATCTGTGAACGGTGCGCTGATACGAGCAGCCGTCAATCCCTTGCCCATTGCCGGGACTGTATCGATGCCTGCCGCAGTGCTGCAATGGCCTGCCGGCTGGTAAGCGGTGTTGCCAGCGTATATGCCTAGTCAGATTTCCGGATCATTTCTATAGAATACATAAGCCAGAGGACTGCAGTTCATTTTGCAGACCTCTGGCTTTTTGGGTGCGGCCAATACATAATTCTACAAAATCCGAAAGGAGAAGAGTGCCGCTCCGGCGAATGTAGTAACAGAAGTATTGAGTCCGCAGCCTGCGTGACAATAAATGATTAGCAGAAGCTTGAGGGAGGCACCAGAGAAATGATCCTTCAAAGTACAGACCAGAGAATGCTGCCGGCAGAGGATAATAATGTACCGCCTTTAATAACACTAACCCGGGGGAGCAAGCTGTACGGCGGCCGTCCGGTTCTAAATGAAGTATCCCTGCGGATTACCTCAGGGACAGCCACGGCATTAGTCGGCCGGAACGGTTCAGGCAAGAGCACGCTGCTTGCAGTTCTGGCCGGACTGCTGAAGCCGTCCTCCGGCAAGCTGGAATATGGCAACCGGAGGTTAACCATCGGGTACGCGCCTGAAGCCTTTCCGGGTCAGAAATTAACAGCGGAAGAATACCTGCATTTCATGGGCCGGATGGCGGGACTGGCTCCGGCAGCTGCTGAAGAACGGATTAGCGCACTGCTGGACAGCTTCAAGCTGGAAGCAGCCCGCAGCCGCCAGATGGCCGGATTCTCGAAGGGAATGCTGCAGAAGATTAACCTGATTCAGAGTCTGCTGGCCCGCCCGCAGCTTCTGCTGCTTGATGAGCCGATGTCGGGGCTTGATCTTCCGGCTCAGGAGACCCTTGTGGAGCAGCTGCTGGGGCTGAAGGGAGAAGGCAGTGCGCTGATCTTCTCGGTCCATGAGCCGGAGACGGTGGAGGCGCTGGCTGATACGGTGCATGTCTTGCAGGAAGGGCAGATTATCCGGACCATTCATGGTAATGAGAAGCTGCGGACGATTCCTGCGGTGCACATCACATTTAAGGGTCTTTCACAGGCCGAACACAAGGAAGTGCTGAGAATGCCGGGAATCGGCTCGGTGCAGCCTATGCCGGACTATGCAGAAGAAGAGTGTACATTATTAATTGCGGAACAGGCGGTGTCGGATGCTTGCCTGAAGCAAATACTGGCGGCCGGAGGTTCCATAATCAGCGTTGAACGTTCAGGCGGCACTATTGATTTGGCCAAATGGATGGACCCGAAGGCAACGGCTGGAAGGGGTGCGGAATGAAGGGATTACTATCATATTTCTTGCGCAGCTATACTGTGTCACAGAGGTATTTCGGTCCGCTCGCCGGTGTTATCATCCCAGCACTGCTTCTGTATTCCTATAAGCCCAATCCGGTCATGAGCAGCTATGCTGCCACTGCGGTCTTTCTATTCATCGGCTGCTGCTGGCTTGGAATAAGCTTTCTGAATCATGAGCATCCGGTACAAAAGCAGGTGAGCATCGTCCAGCTCGGCAGTGCCCGTCGGTACAGTGTTGGAGGTCTGCTTACATTAAGCCTGCTTACGCTGCTGCTGGATCTCTTTGTTGTGATCTATCCTGTAATAACGGGGAGCTTCGGAGAAGCTGCCGGACTTGACCGGATTCTTCTGGCCATATGCGGGCATGCTCTGCTCGGCCTGCTGGGGATAGCCGTCTCGCTATTTCTGCAGTCTTCCTGGGTACCCAAAGCCGGCTATGCCGCGGGGCTTATGCTGATTATCATCATTCTGTCAGTCAGTGCAGGAAAGGTAGCAGAGTTAGTACCCGGACCTATAGTTTCTATTCTGCTGCCGCCGGTATTTCCGGTGATGGATGCTATGATGAATACGGATTCGCTGCCGCTGCGGGCGGTGCTTGGGGCGTATGCCCACGCTTTGGTATACATAATATTGCTGGCCGGACTGTACATATACCGTTCCGGCCGGATGGACTATAACAAAAATTAAAATAACAGATCAGGAACGGGAGGAAAGATGAAGGATACACAAATACCGGAGAGTGAACAATCCAAGGAGTTATTTGCATATTTCGGACTGGCGGTCTACTACTGCCAGGCACTGGAGCAGCAATTGACCAATCTGCTGCTGCTAACGAAGCTGTCGCAGGGCCAGACCCCGACGGATGCCGAGCTTGCGGAACTGTATCAGCGCAAGCTCAGCAACTCACTCGGCCAGCTCATCAAAGAAATCCAGCATCATTTTCCATTCTCGGAGGAAGAAACGAGCCAGCTGCAGGCGGTGTGGAAGGAACGAAATCATATTGTCCATGATTATTTCAAGGAACGGATTCAGGAGACCTTCACTCCGGCCGGAAGGGCGCAAATGATCCGCGAGCTGAAGCGCTTCAAGAATAAGGCGAGAAGACTGGAAATCAAGCTGCAGGGCTATTGTACAGAGATGTATAGCAAGCTGGGGCTGGAAGAAGAGCACTTCAGCTAATTCACAGACTCCCGCTCCGGAAGAATTCTACTGCGGAGCGGGGGGCTTTTGTATAAGGTTTGGGGTCCCCCCGCAGAGTACCAGAGTCATCACAGAGGTTAAAGCCTCACACTTTGCGGGGCTGGTCAGGGCTGCTGCAGGTCAGGGAGGAATACCGCTTCCAGCTCCTGCAGTCCGCAGGAGGTGACGGTGCCAGCGTCAAACCGGATGCTGGCTGCTCCTGTTGTCCGGGCAAGCGAGGTAAGCGCCCGGGTAAGCGCGGACAGCATTGCAGCGGTCAGGCTCGCTTCCGGCTCCCACCACCAGCGGACAATCGTGAGAACACCGCTCTTCCGGTTCATAACCGGCTCCAGCCGGGCGATAAAGCGGCCGTCATACAGAAGCGGGAGCACATAATAGCCATACTCCCGTTCCTGCACCGGCTTGTATACCTCCCAGCGGTAATGAAAGCCGAACAGCTGGCGGATTAGCTCCCGGTCCCACAGCAGGTTATCGAGCGGGGCCAGCACGGCAGCGAAGGCTGGAGGCTCCGGGGGTGAGTTATAATCCGGGGAAGAAACCAGCTTCGCCTCATCACCACTGCCGGCGTCCTCCTGCAGCAACGCTTCAAGCACGGGAGTGTCCGCAGTCCGTACATACAGCGGCAGCTTAAGTCCTTCTACCTGAACCTCCCGCAGCAGGTCCCTCTGCAGCAGGCGCTGAACAGCGGCTGTGCGTTCCTTGCTCTTCATTCCGGAGATTCCCAGCCAGCCGTCACCCGACTTGTTCCACTGCAGCCCGATGCTGCCGATCCGCCGCAGAACATACCAGTCGTGATGCTGCTCTTCCGTCACGTTTGGATCGCTTGTGCGCAGAAGCTCCTCCGGCAGCAGATTCGCTGTAAAGTCATAATACCGCCGGGTATGGACCCTGTGATGGATCGAGAGCTCTCCCCAGAAATACATACTCTCCATCGCTGCCCGGGACAGTCTGGCCGGAGCCCAGGCCCAGTCGATCTTCTCCTTGCTCTCCAGATCAAGTGACGAGAGCGGGCCGCGGCTCATCAGCTCCTCCCGCACATGGGCTGCCATAGCGGACATCGCTTCATTGTTCTGATACCGGAGGGCCGCCGCTTCCCGCCGCCGCTGGAAATAAGGCCAGTCTTCGGTGCAGTAGATGGACATATTCTTGTCCCAGCCATCGAACAGCAGCCTGTCCTTATAGAGTAGCTCAGCAGCCATTTCCGGCAGGAAGCCCGGCAGTCTGGCCTGCAGCACAAGCTCATGATTATGTCCGGTGATATTCAGCGGGTCATACTGGATACAGCCTACATGACGGACGAATTCGTATATGCCATTCTTGCCTTCGGACAATCCGCCGGGTACCAGGCGCTGGTGGCGCAGCAGGAATGACCGGGCTTGCCGTTTGCTCAGGTTATAGCTAACCAATGTCCTCACCTCATCCATTCTTATGTATTACCATTCATTATAAGGAACAAATGTTCGGAGTACAAGCTCTCATTACGCAGCAAAGCCCATCCCCTGCCTGAAGGGATGGGCTTTGCTCATATTACTTGCCGCAGGCTTTCTGTTCCTGGCGGATTACAGCTGCTCTGTTGACGGGCGCAGCACTCCGCCTGTGAAGGAGGAAGCGGCAGCGGGTTCCACTGCACCGTTTCCGGCGCCGGCTCCAAGCTGGAGCTGATACATCCGGAAGTAACGCCCGCCCATGGCCATAAGCTCATCATGGCTGCCGCGTTCCACAATTTCCCCGCGGTGCAGGACCAGAATCTGGTCTGCGCTGCGGATGGTGGATAAGCGGTGGGCGATGATGAAGGTCGTCCGGCCCTTTTTCAGCACTTCAAGCGCCTCCTGGATGATACTCTCGGTCTCGGTATCGATGTTCGAGGTCGCTTCATCCAGAATCAGAATTGCCGGATCGAAGGATAGCGCCCGCGCGAACGAGATCAGCTGACGCTGACCGGCGGACAATGTGCTGCCCTTTTCGATGACCGGCTCGTCAAAGCCTTTAGGCAGGTGAGCCAGCAGCTTGTCGGCACCGACTTCACGCAAGGCCCGTTCTACCCGCTGCCGGGAGATGCGTTCATCGCCAAGGCTGACATTGGAGGCGATGGTTCCGGTGAAGAGATAAGGGTCCTGCAGTACAATGCCCATATGACTGCGCAGCCATTGCTTCGGCAGCCCCTTGACCTCTTGCCCGTCAATGGTAATGCTTCCGGTTTGCGGATCATAGAAACGGAAGAGCAGGTTGATGATGGAGCTTTTCCCTGAACCGGTATGGCCGACAAGCGCAACTGTTTCGCCCGGACGCGCCTCGAAGGAGATATCGCGCAGAACGTAGTCCTTTTTATAAGCGAAAGACACATCCTTGAATACGACTTCGCCCTTATAGCGGGGCATGGAGCCATCGGTTACCGGTTCCCCAGGCTCATCCATCAGCGTGAAGACGCGTCCGGCAGAGACCATCGAGCTGTCCAGGTTGGCGAGTTGATTGACCATCCCTGTGATCGGCTGGAACATCCGTCCCAGTACGTCGACGAAAGCATACAGCACGCCGAGCGAAACGAAGGTTGAACCGTCCAGACTGCCGAAGCCGAAGTACCACAATACGAGTACGAAGGAGAGGCTGCGCAGGGAGTTCACAAGGTTGTGGGAGGTGAAGGCATTCAGGTTCAGCATTTTATTCTGGTATTTCAGATAGTCATCATTCAGCTGCTCGAATTCAGCGCTGCTCTGCTTCTGGCGGCGGAAAATCCGGATGATCGACATCCCCTGAATCGATTCGTTAATAATGGCATTGATCTCGCTCAGACGCGAGCGGATGATCGTATTATACTTGGTTGCCACCTTGCGGTAGAGCACGATCCAGATGATGATAACCGGCACGATGAACAAGCTTACGAGGCCCAGCTTCACATCCAGCAGGAAGAGTGCGACATAGACACCGGTAATATTAATAATCCCTGTAGCAAAATTGGAGAGAACCGCAATGAACAGGTCTTTCACGGCCTCGGTATCATTGGTTACCCGCGAGACAACCTTACCCGCCGGCAGATTATCGAAGAAATGCACCGGCAGCCGCTGGATATGGGCATACACATCGGTCCGGAGCTTACGGATTACTTGATTTGCTGAAGATTGCAGCCAGTAGGTTTTACCGAACTCCGCAATTATGGAGATCACAAGGAACATGGCATACAGGGCTACCAGCTCATAAATACCGGGAAGCTCCGGCTTGTAGAATGAAAACAGCTGATCCGCTGACAGCTTCACGGCCGGATAGACCGTTTCCTGTTCTCCGTAACGGATATGCAGCTTCCCGTCAGTGAAGCTTCGTTCACCTTCCGGCTGCGCCACAGCTTCATTGATGAAATAGAAGCTTCTGCCGGCCTGAAGCAGGCGGACCTCCTGGCCCTTTGCTTCATCTTCGGCAAACCGGTCACCGCGTTTGTAATAGGTATTGTTATATTCAGCCGCTTCTTCATGCGAAGCCGTCTGGAAATAAGGCTTTTCAATGGCGAGCAGGTGATTGTCGATCATGCTTTTGGCAATGAACGGCCCGGCCAGCTCAGCCGCTACCCCGATCGTAAGGAGCAGAAGGGCGGCGATAAAGGTTTTTTTGGCAGTCAGTGCGTACTGCAGCAGACGTTTGCCTGTACTCTGTGTCAACGGTGACACCTCCTGAAAGTTTTGTGGAAAGGAAGCGTGAGCTTAGTCGTTCGTCAGATTGTTCTCCACCTGCTGGCGTTCAAACTGCTCGCGGTACCAGCCGCCCAGCTCCAGCAGCTCCTGATGGGTACCCCGCTCAGTAATATGGCCGCCGTCAAGCACCACAATCAGGTCGGCATGTTCAATGGCCGAGAGGCGGTGGGTGGAGATCAGTGTGGTTTTACCGCTGCGCTCTTCACGGATATTCTCGATAATCTTCGCTTCCGTACGGGCGTCTACTGCAGACAAGGCATCGTCCAGAATAAGAATGTCAGGATTTGAGATGAATGCCCGGGAGATGGAGACCCGCTGCTTCTGGCCGCCGGAGAGGGAAACCCCGCGTTCGCCGACCGTGGTGTCCAGCCCGTCGGAGAGGGTGCCCAGGTCATTCTGGAACGCAGCTGCCGTAATCGCCTGCATAATAAGTTCATCGCTGGCTCCGGCATGGCCGAACTGGATATTTTCACGAACCGATTTGGAGAAGAGAATCTGCTCCTGCGGCACATACCCCATCCAGCTGTGTAACTGATCCAGGGCAATCTGGTTAATCGGAACGCCGGAGATCAGAATTTCACCTTGTCCGGTCGGGTATTCATGGAGCAGCTGCTTCAGCAGGGTCGATTTACCGCTGCCGGTCCGGCCGACAACACCCAGCGTCTGGCCCTGGGACAGGGACAGGCTGACACCGCTCAGGTTATCGATGGCTGAGGTCGGATAGCGGAAGGTTACATTCTTCAGCTCAATCGAAGAAGGTCCGGCTACCGGAGTCGGATGCGGCATATCCGCTACATCAGGCTTCGCATTCAGTGTCTCATCAATCCGCTCCAGCGAGGCGCCGCCGCGCTGCATAATATTGATCAGCTCACCGATCGCGAACATCGGCCAGACAATCATACCGAGGTACATATTGAAGGAGACAAGATCTCCAAGTGTAATTTGATTGCGGAAGACCAGATAGATCCCGTAAGTCAGGGCAATAATGTAGCTCAGCCCCACACAGAAGCGGATCGTCGGCTCGAAAAATGCATCCACCCGGGCAACAGCCATGTTTTTGCGGTACACATCATCGGTAATGTCAGAGAAACGTTTCTCATCCAGCCGTTCCTGCACATAAGCACGGATAACGCGTATGCCGGATACTGATTCAAGCACCTGGTCGTTCATGTCGCCGAAGGCATCCTGTGCCAGGCTGTAGCGGTCATGAATGGCTTTGCCGTAATAGATCATGGCGATTGCGATCAGCGGCAGCGGAATTACTGCAGCCAGGGTCAGCTTCCAGCTGACCAGGAAGCCCATTGCGAACAGTACGACGGTCAGATAGACTGTAGAATCGACAAGGGTAAGCATACCAAAACCTACAGTTGCCGAGACCGCGCGGATATCATTGGTGGCACGGGCCATCAGATCACCTGTACGGTTGCGCTCGAAGAAGGCAGGCGTCATAGTCATTAGATGGTTCATGAAGCGTGAGCGGAGCAGGCGTTCTACCAGGTTGGAGCCCCCGAACAGCTTGTGCATCCATATGTAGGTGATCCAGTAAATAGTCAGCAGCATAAATACGATCAAGCCGATATATTTCATTAAGGAGCCTGCGGTAATGGCACCGCTGACAATATCGTCAATAGCGTTGCCCAGGAGACGTGGAGGCAGAAGTTCAAGTATACCTACCACAATTAACAGTACAAGGCCTATCGCATAGCGCCTTTTTTCCCGGCGGAAGAACCAGCCGAGATCGCGGAGAACGGAGAACAAGGGAAATCCCTTCCTTTCATGTTGTGAATGTTGTTTGCCGGCAAAGTGGAGTGTACTCTCTCAGCATGCAAAAAAGCGTACCATCCGAAAACGGATGATACGCCTGTATTTACGACGTTCATGTCTACGGTGCTAATCGCAGCACAGAGACATGGAAGAGATGTACTTGCCTGAATTCATACGGTACGCGTAACACGTAAGAAGGTTCAGGAAGGCTCCACTACTCGGGCTGCTTCGGTATTATATTGTTTATTGTTGCCGGCACCGGCTGGATCAATAGTAAACACCGCGCTCACCCTTTCATTAATTTGGTAATAACTTGCAGATGCTTCGTTATGTTCCGAGTTTATCATCCCGCTTCGAGAATTGTCAAATGTAATTTTGAACAAATACCGAATAAGCGGTATGATGAAATAGGCTTCTGCCATCTGGAGCCTGTATTTTAATCAGACTTTCTTGAGAGTTGCGGGAGGAGTGGAGAGAGATGAGCATTGAAATAAGCCCGGAGGCTGCCGCATGGTTCAAACGGGAGCTGAGTCTGGCGGACGGGGCCTATGTCCGTTTGTTTCCCCGGTACAGCTCAGGGGGCGGGCTGCATCCCGGCTTCTCGCTGGGAATCGCTACCGAGCCGCCGGGGCGCCCGGCTGTGCAAACTGAGCAGGGCAGCCTGATTTTTTATATGGAGGAGCAGGATTTGTGGTATTTGGACGGGTACAGCCTGTCGGTTGTATATGTGGAGGCTGAGGACGATATTGAATACAACTATGTACCCACTCCGGCAGGCGCAGGCTTGAAGGAGTAGCTGCAACCGGCTTAACCGTTAATACGCAGAAGAGGGCTAAATGCCCGCGTATCACATCTGTTAGAAATCAGCCGCTGCAGTACACACAGAGGGGGTGTCCCGGCCATAATATGGCCTGCGGGACACCCCCTCTGTGTTAAAATTCGTACGGCGGAGCCTAATGCGAGCTGCGGAAGGTCTCTTCCTCCATCGCAAATTCGAAATCATCGATATCGAATACCTGGACCGGGACGCTGCCCTCGATAATGCGCTGGATCAGCTCGAACTGGTCCGTCAGCACCGGCACCTTTTCCCGCTGGGAGGTGAGGAGCAGCTCCGTCTCAATCGGATCAAACGATTCGCCGTAAGAGGCGTTATCGATACTGTTGATAATCGTCAGCTGCGCTTGACCGCCGAGCAGAATAGCCGGGCTTTTGGCCCAGGGCACATTGAGGGCACGGTTGATCTTCTTGGAATTGAGCGGCTCCTCGAAATAACTGATCAGCTCGCGGATCCGGAGCTTGACCTGCCGGTCATCATCGGGATGGCTCATCACCGGCTCATCACTGTCGCGCAGCTCATATAATTCCATAATCGTGGTATAAGGCACAATATATTCTACAGGGCTTCGCGGAACAAGCAGCTGGCCGTATATAGCAATCATGACGGCTTCCGTCACAAATTTCTTTGGCATCATTATCCTCCTGAAAGTTCATTTCGCTGCGGATGCCTTAGTTAGAGGCGTCCAATCAGCAGCGACAGAATACCGGCTGCGATCAGCGGCCCAACCGGAACCCCTTTGAAAAAAGCAACGCCAATTACAGTTCCGATCAGCAGACCGGCAACAATAGAAGGCTGGCTGCCCATAAGGACTGCTCCGCGTCCCCCAAGGTAAGCAACCAGAATTCCGATACCGACCGCCGCCAGCGATTTCCAGCCCAGGAACGTCTGCCAGAGGGTCTGCGGCGGGATTTTACCGCTGGCCAGCGGGGTCATCACTCCGATGGTCAGAATGATGATGCCGATGGTCAGACCGTACTTCTCCAGCCA encodes:
- a CDS encoding molybdenum cofactor biosynthesis protein B, translated to MRMSSVEEHRREAPDSVACYVITVSDTRTTETDTGGPLIQSMLEAAGYTVIGRTIVKDDYEEIRELVYKSSVHSGIEAVLLTGGTGISPRDTTYEAVASLLDKSLPGFGEIFRLLSFTEDIGSAAILSRAIAGTIGTTAVFSMPGSTGAIKLAMERLIVPELRHVMREIYKRS
- a CDS encoding GTP-binding protein yields the protein MEQSLPVYILSGFLGSGKTTLLQRLLAHWKSQGLRPAVIMNELGEVNLDGLLVEQSVPMAEMLGGCICCTSRGDLSTELATLVKKEAPDVVVIEATGAANPLEIVDAVTETSLYQQVELKGLITVVDTAHLLELYLSQQGATYRLMQEQIRCASVLILNKTDRVSAEEAVEISEVLRKWNAYAEILPAVRCELDPEKLLSTLGGVHTEDRSAAGTDAGVRQAEEAEQAGGEGRLHASHDHVMAYTHYFQNPVNSEEFERFVKDLPRDVYRAKGIVAFSDTSSRFLFQYAYREADFMKITPQGDVPDVAVFIGEHFSSGNLRTELLRLEKRLPARPSAVKRSL
- a CDS encoding four-helix bundle copper-binding protein is translated as MTRIQYQECIDACIKCMDACNYSYVSSLKQYDLAALRESIQLDRECADMCSFAIQAMTRQSPFVVEILRLCADICERCADTSSRQSLAHCRDCIDACRSAAMACRLVSGVASVYA
- a CDS encoding ABC transporter ATP-binding protein; the encoded protein is MILQSTDQRMLPAEDNNVPPLITLTRGSKLYGGRPVLNEVSLRITSGTATALVGRNGSGKSTLLAVLAGLLKPSSGKLEYGNRRLTIGYAPEAFPGQKLTAEEYLHFMGRMAGLAPAAAEERISALLDSFKLEAARSRQMAGFSKGMLQKINLIQSLLARPQLLLLDEPMSGLDLPAQETLVEQLLGLKGEGSALIFSVHEPETVEALADTVHVLQEGQIIRTIHGNEKLRTIPAVHITFKGLSQAEHKEVLRMPGIGSVQPMPDYAEEECTLLIAEQAVSDACLKQILAAGGSIISVERSGGTIDLAKWMDPKATAGRGAE
- a CDS encoding DNA glycosylase AlkZ-like family protein → MVSYNLSKRQARSFLLRHQRLVPGGLSEGKNGIYEFVRHVGCIQYDPLNITGHNHELVLQARLPGFLPEMAAELLYKDRLLFDGWDKNMSIYCTEDWPYFQRRREAAALRYQNNEAMSAMAAHVREELMSRGPLSSLDLESKEKIDWAWAPARLSRAAMESMYFWGELSIHHRVHTRRYYDFTANLLPEELLRTSDPNVTEEQHHDWYVLRRIGSIGLQWNKSGDGWLGISGMKSKERTAAVQRLLQRDLLREVQVEGLKLPLYVRTADTPVLEALLQEDAGSGDEAKLVSSPDYNSPPEPPAFAAVLAPLDNLLWDRELIRQLFGFHYRWEVYKPVQEREYGYYVLPLLYDGRFIARLEPVMNRKSGVLTIVRWWWEPEASLTAAMLSALTRALTSLARTTGAASIRFDAGTVTSCGLQELEAVFLPDLQQP
- a CDS encoding ABC transporter ATP-binding protein — translated: MTQSTGKRLLQYALTAKKTFIAALLLLTIGVAAELAGPFIAKSMIDNHLLAIEKPYFQTASHEEAAEYNNTYYKRGDRFAEDEAKGQEVRLLQAGRSFYFINEAVAQPEGERSFTDGKLHIRYGEQETVYPAVKLSADQLFSFYKPELPGIYELVALYAMFLVISIIAEFGKTYWLQSSANQVIRKLRTDVYAHIQRLPVHFFDNLPAGKVVSRVTNDTEAVKDLFIAVLSNFATGIINITGVYVALFLLDVKLGLVSLFIVPVIIIWIVLYRKVATKYNTIIRSRLSEINAIINESIQGMSIIRIFRRQKQSSAEFEQLNDDYLKYQNKMLNLNAFTSHNLVNSLRSLSFVLVLWYFGFGSLDGSTFVSLGVLYAFVDVLGRMFQPITGMVNQLANLDSSMVSAGRVFTLMDEPGEPVTDGSMPRYKGEVVFKDVSFAYKKDYVLRDISFEARPGETVALVGHTGSGKSSIINLLFRFYDPQTGSITIDGQEVKGLPKQWLRSHMGIVLQDPYLFTGTIASNVSLGDERISRQRVERALREVGADKLLAHLPKGFDEPVIEKGSTLSAGQRQLISFARALSFDPAILILDEATSNIDTETESIIQEALEVLKKGRTTFIIAHRLSTIRSADQILVLHRGEIVERGSHDELMAMGGRYFRMYQLQLGAGAGNGAVEPAAASSFTGGVLRPSTEQL
- a CDS encoding ABC transporter transmembrane domain-containing protein is translated as MFSVLRDLGWFFRREKRRYAIGLVLLIVVGILELLPPRLLGNAIDDIVSGAITAGSLMKYIGLIVFMLLTIYWITYIWMHKLFGGSNLVERLLRSRFMNHLMTMTPAFFERNRTGDLMARATNDIRAVSATVGFGMLTLVDSTVYLTVVLFAMGFLVSWKLTLAAVIPLPLIAIAMIYYGKAIHDRYSLAQDAFGDMNDQVLESVSGIRVIRAYVQERLDEKRFSDITDDVYRKNMAVARVDAFFEPTIRFCVGLSYIIALTYGIYLVFRNQITLGDLVSFNMYLGMIVWPMFAIGELINIMQRGGASLERIDETLNAKPDVADMPHPTPVAGPSSIELKNVTFRYPTSAIDNLSGVSLSLSQGQTLGVVGRTGSGKSTLLKQLLHEYPTGQGEILISGVPINQIALDQLHSWMGYVPQEQILFSKSVRENIQFGHAGASDELIMQAITAAAFQNDLGTLSDGLDTTVGERGVSLSGGQKQRVSISRAFISNPDILILDDALSAVDARTEAKIIENIREERSGKTTLISTHRLSAIEHADLIVVLDGGHITERGTHQELLELGGWYREQFERQQVENNLTND
- a CDS encoding ADP-heptose synthase, yielding MPKKFVTEAVMIAIYGQLLVPRSPVEYIVPYTTIMELYELRDSDEPVMSHPDDDRQVKLRIRELISYFEEPLNSKKINRALNVPWAKSPAILLGGQAQLTIINSIDNASYGESFDPIETELLLTSQREKVPVLTDQFELIQRIIEGSVPVQVFDIDDFEFAMEEETFRSSH
- a CDS encoding DUF441 domain-containing protein, with translation MDVTSLLLLALAALGIISKNSPLTIAIICLLLLRVLGLQQAFPWLEKYGLTIGIIILTIGVMTPLASGKIPPQTLWQTFLGWKSLAAVGIGILVAYLGGRGAVLMGSQPSIVAGLLIGTVIGVAFFKGVPVGPLIAAGILSLLIGRL